A region of uncultured Carboxylicivirga sp. DNA encodes the following proteins:
- the cysC gene encoding adenylyl-sulfate kinase, giving the protein MNSQANNIHPTNIYLHREDKEQYLKQNAKVIWITGLSGSGKSTLAHGLERKLAQRGYLTQVLDGDNIRTGINNNLGFTEEDRKENIRRIAEVNKLFLNCGVITINAFISPTNDVRAMAREIIGTNDFIEIFVDASFETCTQRDPKGLYKKALAGEIKNFTGLDAPFDRPENPELVVDTNKLSIEEGVELAYEYVSGAVRW; this is encoded by the coding sequence TTGAACAGCCAAGCAAACAACATTCACCCCACAAACATATATCTTCATCGCGAGGACAAAGAACAATACCTGAAGCAAAATGCTAAAGTAATCTGGATTACTGGCCTAAGTGGTTCAGGAAAGAGTACTCTAGCTCATGGTCTGGAACGTAAATTGGCACAAAGAGGTTATTTAACCCAAGTATTGGATGGAGATAATATTCGTACCGGAATAAATAACAATCTGGGTTTTACAGAGGAAGACCGAAAAGAAAACATTCGTCGCATTGCAGAAGTAAACAAGCTTTTTTTGAACTGTGGTGTGATTACCATTAATGCTTTTATCTCCCCTACCAACGATGTTCGTGCTATGGCCCGTGAAATAATTGGTACGAATGATTTCATTGAAATATTTGTGGATGCTAGTTTTGAAACATGCACGCAACGCGATCCGAAAGGACTTTATAAGAAAGCTCTAGCTGGTGAAATAAAGAACTTTACCGGTCTGGATGCTCCATTTGATCGACCTGAAAATCCTGAGTTAGTAGTTGACACCAATAAACTGAGTATTGAAGAAGGAGTTGAACTGGCTTATGAATATGTTAGCGGTGCAGTAAGATGGTAG
- a CDS encoding four helix bundle protein, with protein MYTYSFEKLEIWQLSRELVKNIYQVTTDFPDSEKFGLTNQLRRASVSISSNIAEGNGRNSKKDKARFIEIAYSSLLEVLNQLILSNDLDFISDITLSDFRIQINELSNKLNSFHKNLLILS; from the coding sequence ATGTATACTTATAGTTTTGAAAAATTAGAGATCTGGCAGCTTTCTAGAGAATTAGTGAAAAATATTTATCAAGTAACCACAGATTTTCCGGATTCAGAAAAATTCGGATTAACTAATCAATTAAGAAGAGCCTCTGTATCTATCTCATCCAATATAGCAGAAGGAAATGGGAGGAATAGTAAAAAAGATAAAGCTCGTTTTATTGAAATTGCATATTCAAGCCTGTTAGAAGTTTTAAATCAATTAATACTTTCTAATGATTTAGATTTTATATCAGATATAACACTTTCTGATTTTAGAATTCAAATAAATGAATTATCCAATAAACTTAACTCGTTTCATAAAAACTTACTTATACTTAGTTAA
- a CDS encoding Uma2 family endonuclease has protein sequence MISNINQLDINKLYTFKDYLTWQFKTRVELIKGRIFKMSPAPSPIHQEVASALNAELYQYLKGKACKVFPAPFDVRLDNDKNGTHTVVQPDLSVICDLMKIDDKGCNGAPDLVVEIISPSTAKKDLHEKYDLYERSGVKEYWIIHPFERTLTCFLLDNAGVYKATKPLTEGDIVKSELLPGFELNLTYIFPEQVQEPEEDYNRI, from the coding sequence TTGATCTCCAACATTAACCAATTAGATATAAATAAACTTTACACCTTTAAAGATTACCTTACCTGGCAATTTAAAACTCGGGTAGAACTTATTAAAGGTCGTATTTTTAAAATGTCACCAGCACCTTCTCCTATTCATCAGGAGGTAGCATCAGCTTTAAACGCGGAATTATATCAATACTTAAAGGGAAAGGCTTGTAAAGTTTTCCCTGCACCTTTTGATGTACGTTTAGACAATGATAAGAACGGGACACATACTGTGGTACAACCAGATTTAAGCGTTATTTGTGACTTAATGAAGATTGATGATAAAGGTTGTAATGGAGCTCCTGATTTAGTGGTAGAAATTATTTCTCCTTCCACGGCCAAGAAAGATTTGCACGAGAAATATGATTTATATGAACGTTCAGGTGTTAAAGAATACTGGATCATTCATCCATTCGAAAGAACATTAACCTGCTTTCTACTGGATAATGCCGGTGTATACAAAGCTACTAAACCCCTGACTGAAGGCGATATAGTTAAAAGTGAACTTTTACCTGGGTTTGAATTAAACCTTACCTACATCTTCCCTGAACAAGTGCAGGAACCAGAGGAAGATTATAATAGGATCTGA
- a CDS encoding NAD-dependent epimerase/dehydratase family protein, protein MSKILITGAAGFVGFHLSKLLASKDVSVIGIDSLNEYYDVQLKFDRLKKLKEISNFTFRSVNICDKDALDELFQKEKFDVAINLAAQAGVRYSIDKPYKYIDSNLIGFINMLEACRNNPVKHLIYASSSSVYGNTKEVPFSVENRTDEPVSLYAATKKANEMMAHSYAALYKIPMTGLRFFTVYGPWGRPDMAYFSFTNKIVNRETIQVYNHGDMERDFTYIDDITAAIEKLIDLPFDTSEEQEKPYRLFNIGNNKPVRLMDFISTLEKHLGKEAPKEFLPMQKGDVYRTYADISDLETRINFKPNTSIDEGLSRFVSWYKDYYKTKLV, encoded by the coding sequence ATGTCAAAAATTCTAATAACCGGAGCTGCCGGTTTTGTTGGTTTTCATTTATCTAAATTACTTGCCAGTAAAGATGTTTCTGTAATTGGTATTGATTCCCTAAATGAATACTATGATGTTCAGTTGAAATTTGATCGTTTAAAAAAACTTAAGGAAATATCCAACTTCACTTTTCGAAGTGTTAACATTTGTGATAAAGACGCATTAGATGAATTATTTCAAAAGGAAAAATTTGATGTAGCCATCAACCTTGCTGCTCAGGCCGGTGTAAGATATAGTATTGATAAACCCTACAAATACATTGACAGCAATCTTATTGGATTCATCAACATGTTAGAAGCCTGCCGCAACAATCCGGTAAAACACTTAATCTATGCATCTTCCAGCTCTGTATACGGAAATACAAAAGAAGTACCTTTCAGTGTTGAGAATCGTACAGATGAACCAGTATCATTATATGCTGCGACAAAAAAAGCCAATGAGATGATGGCACACAGTTATGCAGCTTTATATAAAATCCCAATGACTGGTTTGCGTTTCTTCACCGTATATGGTCCGTGGGGTCGACCTGATATGGCCTATTTCTCATTTACCAATAAAATAGTGAATCGAGAAACTATTCAGGTATATAATCATGGGGATATGGAACGAGATTTCACTTATATAGATGATATAACAGCAGCTATAGAAAAATTGATCGATCTACCTTTTGATACTTCGGAAGAACAAGAAAAGCCATATCGTCTGTTTAATATTGGGAATAACAAACCTGTAAGATTAATGGATTTTATTTCAACTCTGGAAAAACATTTAGGTAAAGAAGCGCCAAAAGAGTTTCTTCCCATGCAAAAAGGTGATGTATATAGAACCTATGCTGACATCTCTGATCTTGAAACCAGAATTAACTTTAAACCAAATACATCCATTGATGAAGGTTTGAGTAGATTTGTAAGCTGGTATAAGGATTATTATAAAACAAAGTTGGTTTAG
- a CDS encoding DUF3857 domain-containing protein, translating into MKKITTLLLIIYSTLLIAQNKRIEFGILDPDDLTLKECPFEKDAPAVVIFDYGESRFLYNEGSGYEIAFKQHKRIKIFNEGGYDQAEIVIPLYISKNDRETIRDIEGYTYNFKNDHLEKIPLDKSLIYEEKISEYVYLKKFALPKVTDGSVIEYTYTIDSPYHIHFRDWEFQSDIPTLYSQYTAAMIPFYSYRYRLQGASKMDHFNSYEERGIDRRFMGITFRDMIYEFGLKNVPSFQDESFISSRNDYIKKIDFQLVEINHPTGYKQKFMDTWPLLAKELLDYESFGKYIKKATKWAEKNASQFTSLSEPERFNAILDMVKATYKWNDYEGKYAQLDFKDFLKNLEGNIGNINLFTIGVLRANNIEAEPVVISTRDHGKVSNDFPYSDFFNYVLILAKIDDQYKLLDATQGFCPNELIPDNCINGQGFIVKENSDQWVTIDNAAPSIEKTILEYAVNLNNYTIEGECSKTSTGYIALNQRRSYYSNQDNFKKRYEPLGLSESEEIKVNNLLDEEKPFEFSFDFNQNIDVIDNQIILHPFAHFPIKENPFKQENRTLPIDLVNKKAYQYTALIEIPEGYKIEVLPQKEVINQKELQLTFLSQDMGNNKIKVYASYNFQQSTYPAENYLALKQFMNKVTEILNSKIVLIKDDQLTMK; encoded by the coding sequence ATGAAGAAGATAACTACATTATTATTAATTATTTATTCCACCTTATTAATTGCCCAAAATAAAAGAATAGAATTTGGAATTTTAGATCCGGATGATTTAACACTGAAGGAATGTCCCTTTGAAAAGGATGCACCTGCCGTTGTAATTTTTGATTACGGTGAATCAAGGTTTCTTTACAATGAAGGTTCTGGCTATGAAATAGCCTTTAAACAACACAAACGAATCAAAATATTTAACGAAGGCGGATATGATCAGGCCGAAATTGTTATTCCCTTATATATATCTAAAAACGACAGAGAAACCATAAGAGATATTGAAGGATACACCTACAATTTCAAGAATGATCATCTTGAAAAAATCCCATTGGATAAAAGCCTTATTTACGAAGAAAAAATAAGTGAGTATGTATATCTAAAGAAATTTGCCTTACCAAAGGTTACTGATGGATCGGTGATTGAATACACATATACGATAGACTCTCCTTACCATATTCATTTTCGCGACTGGGAGTTTCAAAGTGATATTCCTACCTTATACAGTCAGTATACTGCTGCTATGATTCCATTCTATTCATACAGATATCGTCTGCAGGGAGCTTCTAAGATGGACCATTTCAACAGCTATGAAGAGCGCGGCATCGACAGAAGATTTATGGGTATCACCTTTAGAGATATGATATATGAATTCGGATTAAAGAATGTTCCTTCCTTTCAGGATGAAAGCTTCATCAGTTCAAGAAATGACTACATTAAGAAAATTGATTTCCAACTGGTCGAAATCAATCACCCAACCGGATACAAGCAAAAATTTATGGATACTTGGCCTTTGTTGGCTAAAGAACTTCTTGATTACGAAAGCTTTGGTAAGTACATTAAGAAAGCGACTAAATGGGCCGAAAAGAATGCAAGTCAATTTACCTCTTTATCAGAACCAGAACGGTTCAATGCCATATTAGATATGGTAAAAGCCACCTATAAATGGAATGATTACGAAGGCAAATATGCCCAACTCGATTTTAAAGATTTCCTGAAAAATCTTGAAGGTAATATTGGTAATATTAATCTCTTTACGATAGGAGTTCTAAGAGCGAATAACATTGAAGCTGAACCTGTAGTTATTAGCACACGAGATCATGGTAAGGTAAGTAACGATTTCCCTTATTCCGATTTCTTTAATTATGTGTTAATACTGGCTAAAATAGATGATCAGTATAAATTACTGGATGCCACACAGGGCTTTTGTCCTAATGAATTAATCCCTGATAACTGCATTAATGGTCAGGGCTTTATTGTTAAAGAAAACAGTGATCAATGGGTTACCATTGACAATGCAGCTCCTTCAATTGAAAAAACCATCCTTGAATACGCTGTCAACCTAAACAATTACACTATTGAAGGAGAATGCAGTAAAACTTCAACAGGATATATTGCATTAAATCAAAGACGAAGCTATTATTCAAACCAGGACAATTTTAAGAAAAGATATGAACCACTTGGGCTTAGTGAAAGTGAAGAAATAAAGGTTAATAATTTATTGGATGAAGAAAAACCTTTTGAATTCAGTTTTGATTTCAATCAGAATATTGATGTAATAGATAATCAAATTATCCTGCATCCATTTGCACATTTCCCTATTAAAGAGAATCCTTTTAAACAGGAGAATCGCACATTACCAATTGATTTAGTTAATAAAAAAGCCTATCAGTATACAGCATTGATTGAGATTCCAGAAGGATATAAAATTGAAGTTCTACCTCAAAAAGAAGTAATTAATCAAAAAGAACTCCAATTAACTTTTCTTTCGCAGGATATGGGAAATAATAAAATTAAAGTGTACGCATCTTATAACTTTCAACAATCAACATATCCTGCCGAAAACTATTTAGCTCTAAAACAGTTTATGAATAAAGTAACGGAAATACTTAATTCTAAAATAGTACTGATAAAAGATGATCAATTGACAATGAAATAG